Part of the Nocardioides perillae genome is shown below.
CGCCCCCTCGCCGTGCACCCGGCTCACCTGGTCCAGGTGCAGCACCGGCGCGCTCACCGGCGCACCCCCTCGTCCTCGGTCGCGCCGGTCGCGCCGGCCGCGCCGCTCGCGGTGGCGGTGGCGGCCGGGGCCGTGCCGCCGGGGACGCCCGGGCCCGACTCGCGGGCCGCGCGGCGCAGCCGCGCCTCGCAGTGGTCGAGCCAGCGCACCTCGGCCTCGGCGGCGAAGACCAGCGAGTCGAGCACGAGCCCCCAGGCCAGCTCGGTGCGGTCGCCCCCGCCGGCGGCGGCCTGGCGCTTCAGCCGGGTGTAGTCCTGCAATGCGGCCATGGTGGCCCCGCGCTGGCGCTGGATGACGGTGCCGACGTCGACGCCGGGCACGGTCACCGCGAGCGCCAGCTTGATCGCCAGCTCGTCGCGCGGCGGCTGGGT
Proteins encoded:
- a CDS encoding helix-turn-helix transcriptional regulator codes for the protein MSVKQAMLALLEQGPMYGYQLRAEFETRTGSTWPLNVGQVYTTLARLERDGLVAGEGTDDEGHVVYAVTDAGREEVAAWFTTPVARTQPPRDELAIKLALAVTVPGVDVGTVIQRQRGATMAALQDYTRLKRQAAAGGGDRTELAWGLVLDSLVFAAEAEVRWLDHCEARLRRAARESGPGVPGGTAPAATATASGAAGATGATEDEGVRR